One segment of Variovorax sp. V93 DNA contains the following:
- a CDS encoding Bug family tripartite tricarboxylate transporter substrate binding protein, whose translation MFIRRLAVPLALALCAIQTPGFAQTFPSRPVTLVVPFPPGGGTDTGGRVIAEQLGRRWGQPVIVENKGGAAGQIGADFVAKSRPDGYTLLLGNIGTQAINPLLYSKLPYDADKAFAPVSLVAELPLAMMVNPAVPAKTAADFVALARSRPGQMSYSSSGAGGAPHLAAEMFKDQTGAFIVHVPYRGGGPAIADLLAGHVQLSFMTVLEASGHIKAGKLRALAVTGDKRVPAFPDVPTLAESVAPGFNAISWIGLLAPAGTPPELVEKIAADLRAVLADESVKARFVGLGGVPRATSPQEFARLIDDDKRRYAQIIRSRKITIE comes from the coding sequence TTGTTCATTCGACGCCTTGCCGTTCCCCTGGCCCTTGCCCTCTGCGCCATCCAAACACCGGGCTTCGCGCAGACTTTTCCTTCGCGCCCCGTCACGCTGGTGGTGCCGTTCCCGCCGGGCGGCGGGACGGACACCGGCGGCCGCGTCATCGCCGAGCAGTTGGGCCGGCGCTGGGGCCAGCCTGTGATCGTGGAGAACAAGGGCGGCGCCGCCGGGCAGATCGGCGCCGACTTCGTCGCCAAGTCCAGGCCGGACGGCTACACGCTGCTGCTGGGCAACATCGGGACGCAGGCGATCAATCCCTTGCTGTATTCCAAGCTGCCCTACGACGCCGACAAGGCCTTTGCGCCGGTCTCCCTGGTGGCCGAGTTGCCGCTGGCGATGATGGTCAATCCGGCGGTCCCCGCGAAGACGGCGGCCGACTTCGTGGCGCTGGCCAGGTCCAGGCCGGGCCAGATGAGCTACAGCAGTTCGGGCGCCGGCGGCGCGCCGCACCTGGCGGCCGAGATGTTCAAGGACCAGACGGGTGCCTTCATCGTGCATGTGCCCTACCGCGGCGGCGGTCCGGCCATCGCCGACCTGCTTGCGGGCCATGTGCAGCTGTCGTTCATGACCGTGCTGGAGGCCTCCGGCCACATCAAGGCGGGCAAGCTGCGTGCGCTGGCCGTGACCGGCGACAAGCGCGTGCCGGCGTTTCCCGACGTGCCCACGCTCGCCGAAAGCGTGGCGCCCGGCTTCAACGCGATCTCCTGGATCGGCCTGCTCGCACCGGCGGGCACGCCGCCCGAACTGGTGGAGAAGATCGCCGCCGACCTGCGCGCCGTGCTGGCCGACGAATCGGTCAAGGCGCGCTTCGTGGGGCTGGGCGGCGTGCCGCGCGCCACATCGCCGCAGGAGTTCGCGCGGCTGATCGACGACGACAAGCGCCGCTACGCCCAGATCATCCGAAGCCGCAAGATCACGATCGAGTGA